One window of bacterium genomic DNA carries:
- a CDS encoding TonB-dependent receptor: protein MQLIESLRGKHALLLLLLAGMLAGLAPRTAAGDKKPGITLRMQNTPLRTAIEKVAQLYGLNILYADATLEDLTVSGELIDLSAEEVLLFLLKDSAIAFKRVSDKQVVLYRKGERRALDISGLVVDSRTGETLPYASIRLVGSRLGATADEFGQFTLLGLPAQACTLQVDYMGYYSARTPIDATNLSPRLQFALQQSILALQPVTVQAHNWEIMAAGPRLSEIVAAPASLAHLPAFGGKDVLRALQHMPGVNQDTNGSAALNIRGGTPAENLILLDGMILQHVDHAFGLLSAINPDVIKDARVYKGGFPARLDGRLSGVVELTGKSGDFNRPSLRAGLNRMAAHSAVELPLAGRGALLLAGRRSTFTDVPRALYERMYQAPPFLDDFIQVAAATPAAAAAPDPHLTFYDGLSKLTWAPSPADVIHVTAFVSEDAWEEQNRRAENPLLQESRWGNRGLSGRWHRWWSNRFNSSLQVSRSRYFVEQSNAGSAASVLRSSHPQIDNEFEEKVMALDNEWKISGQHVLEFGGQTTTTTTTFTESHPQFAGLLAHGATGEQTSLYAQETWQPAAALDLSAGLRATYFDLAEKTFWSPRLAVRVRPVEAWLLKAAWGRQHQYAVNLGSAFPNLQGPLSWLIADNTVIKPGKSDHGVLGVQWHNENYLVDVEIYRKSLRGWLEQSNSVDRTGETPVIVSSLAQRRGTAEGVEVLLQREGRVLNGWISYGYNHTRLAASRTAPAYVAGTDVPHKLKMAANYQHQNWRFAVAWQISSGQPYTIPTVQTVTVDGAEYNLLSAPRERNQGRLPATQRFDLSVARDWRMGFADVTLGAAVFNLFDQRKTWYRHFQVSEGVLQPVAVERLGLTPAISLEVRFE from the coding sequence ATGCAGTTGATTGAATCATTGCGCGGCAAACACGCGCTGCTCCTTTTGCTGTTGGCCGGCATGCTGGCCGGCCTCGCGCCGCGCACCGCAGCCGGCGACAAAAAACCCGGCATCACGCTACGCATGCAAAACACCCCGCTGCGCACTGCCATCGAAAAAGTGGCGCAGTTGTACGGCCTCAACATTCTCTATGCCGACGCCACGCTGGAAGATCTCACCGTCAGCGGCGAGCTGATCGATCTCAGCGCTGAAGAAGTGCTGCTCTTTTTGCTGAAGGACTCTGCCATTGCCTTCAAACGCGTGAGCGACAAGCAAGTCGTGCTCTATCGCAAGGGCGAGCGCCGCGCTCTGGATATCTCCGGCCTGGTCGTCGATAGCCGCACCGGCGAGACGCTGCCGTACGCCAGCATCCGGCTGGTCGGCTCGCGCCTGGGCGCGACCGCGGATGAGTTCGGCCAGTTCACGCTGCTGGGCTTGCCGGCGCAAGCGTGTACGCTGCAAGTCGACTACATGGGCTATTACTCCGCGCGCACCCCTATCGACGCCACCAATCTTTCGCCGCGGCTGCAGTTCGCGCTGCAGCAGAGCATCCTGGCGCTGCAGCCGGTGACCGTGCAGGCGCACAACTGGGAGATCATGGCCGCCGGTCCGCGCCTGAGCGAAATCGTCGCGGCGCCCGCAAGCCTGGCGCATTTGCCTGCTTTCGGCGGCAAGGACGTGCTGCGCGCGCTGCAACACATGCCGGGCGTGAATCAAGACACCAACGGCTCGGCCGCACTCAACATTCGCGGCGGCACACCCGCGGAAAATCTCATCCTGCTCGATGGCATGATCTTGCAGCACGTGGATCATGCCTTCGGCTTGTTGAGCGCGATCAATCCCGATGTCATCAAAGACGCCCGCGTCTACAAGGGCGGTTTTCCGGCGCGGCTCGACGGCCGGCTTTCCGGCGTGGTGGAGTTGACCGGCAAATCCGGGGATTTCAATCGCCCCAGCCTGCGCGCGGGCCTGAATCGCATGGCGGCGCACAGCGCAGTTGAATTGCCGCTGGCGGGCCGCGGCGCGCTGTTGCTCGCCGGCCGTCGTTCCACTTTCACCGACGTGCCGCGCGCGCTGTATGAACGGATGTATCAGGCACCGCCCTTCCTGGACGATTTCATTCAGGTCGCAGCCGCAACCCCGGCCGCCGCCGCGGCGCCCGATCCGCACCTCACCTTCTATGACGGCTTGAGCAAATTAACCTGGGCGCCCAGCCCCGCTGACGTGATTCATGTAACCGCGTTCGTGAGTGAAGATGCCTGGGAGGAACAAAACCGGCGGGCAGAAAATCCGCTCTTGCAGGAATCGCGCTGGGGCAACCGCGGCTTGAGCGGCCGCTGGCACCGTTGGTGGAGCAATCGCTTCAATTCGAGCCTGCAAGTTTCGCGCTCGCGGTATTTCGTCGAGCAAAGTAATGCCGGCAGCGCAGCCAGCGTGCTGCGGTCGTCTCATCCGCAGATCGACAACGAATTCGAAGAAAAAGTGATGGCGCTCGACAACGAATGGAAAATCAGCGGCCAGCACGTGCTGGAATTCGGCGGCCAGACGACCACCACGACCACCACCTTCACGGAATCCCATCCGCAATTTGCCGGGTTGCTGGCGCACGGCGCCACCGGCGAGCAGACCTCACTCTACGCGCAGGAAACGTGGCAGCCGGCTGCAGCGCTCGACCTCAGCGCCGGACTGCGCGCCACTTATTTCGATCTCGCCGAGAAGACGTTTTGGTCCCCGCGCCTGGCGGTGCGGGTGCGGCCGGTCGAGGCCTGGCTGCTCAAAGCGGCATGGGGCCGGCAGCATCAGTATGCCGTGAATCTCGGCAGCGCCTTCCCCAACCTGCAAGGCCCGCTCAGTTGGCTGATTGCGGACAACACCGTCATCAAGCCCGGCAAGTCCGATCACGGCGTGCTCGGCGTGCAATGGCACAACGAAAACTATCTCGTCGATGTGGAGATCTACCGCAAATCCCTGCGCGGTTGGCTGGAGCAAAGCAACTCGGTCGATCGCACCGGAGAAACGCCGGTGATTGTCTCGTCACTGGCGCAGCGCCGGGGCACTGCGGAAGGCGTCGAAGTGTTGCTGCAGCGAGAGGGGAGAGTTTTGAATGGGTGGATCAGTTACGGCTACAATCACACGCGCCTGGCCGCCAGCCGCACCGCGCCGGCTTATGTTGCCGGCACCGACGTGCCGCACAAGCTGAAAATGGCGGCCAACTATCAACACCAGAATTGGCGCTTCGCCGTGGCCTGGCAGATTTCATCGGGACAGCCTTACACGATTCCAACCGTGCAGACCGTCACGGTTGACGGTGCCGAGTACAACCTCCTGAGCGCGCCGCGCGAGCGCAATCAAGGCCGTTTGCCGGCGACGCAACGTTTCGATCTCAGCGTGGCACGTGACTGGCGGATGGGTTTTGCCGACGTCACGCTGGGAGCGGCAGTGTTCAATCTGTTCGATCAGCGCAAGACTTGGTATCGCCATTTCCAAGTCAGCGAGGGCGTGCTGCAGCCGGTTGCGGTCGAGCGGCTGGGTCTGACGCCGGCGATCTCACTGGAAGTGCGCTTCGAGTAG
- a CDS encoding DUF4397 domain-containing protein, whose protein sequence is MKKWSKSGLLAIFSLVTMTSAALSQTARLQVIHNAADPAAASVDVYLNGHILLDNFAFRTATPYIDAPAGTPIQIAVAPGNSTSAAQALKNFTVTLNAGETYVAIANGVLDASGFAANPDGGNTNFTLFLRNGMRESAQDPAKVEFRAVHGATDAPTVDVIARGVATLVDNAKYGDVTGYLGVPPAAYTLDVTPGSDNSTVVASFNADLSGLAGGAAVVFASGFLNPAANQNGAAFGLYAALPNGAVVAFPQIGTARLQVIHNAADPAAAKVDVYVNGSLLLNDFAFRTATPFVDVPAGVPLSIAVAPGTSTSVSQALATFNVTLENGKTYVAIANGVLNPGQFSPNPDSLSIGFTLFTKAEAREQATAAGNVDFFAVHGATDAPTVDVIARGVATLVDNAKYGDLTGYLSVPPGKYTLDVTPGFDNSNVVASFSADLSGLAGGSAVVLASGFLNPAVNQNGKAFTLIAALANGTVVEFPRVGNARLQVIHNAADPAAASVDVYVNGGLLLNDFAFRTATPFVEVPANVPLSIAVAPGTSSSVAEALATFNVTLEIGKSYIAIANGVLAPAQFAANPDGVNIGFTLFTKAEAREQATAAGNVDFFAVHGATDAPTVDVIARGVATLVDNAKYGDVTGYLSVPPASYTLDLTPGNDNATIVASFVADLSGLAGGSAAVLASGFLNPAANQNGKGFGLIAVLANGTVIELPVLSDKARLQVIHNAADPAAEKVDVYVNGSLLLNDFAFRTATPFVEVPADVPLSIAVAPGTSASVAEALATFEVTLAAGKSYIAVANGVLDPTKFAANPDGVSIGFTLFTQAAAREKSNNPNQVDFFALHGATDAPTVDVIARGVATLVDNAKYGDLTGYLSVPAGKYTLDITPGGDNSTLVAAFQADLSGLAGSSLAVLASGFLNPAANQNGKAFGLIAVLANGTVVELPQLTTARLQVIHNSADAAAARVDVYLNGGLLLDNFSFRRATPFIDAPAGVPLSIAVAPSTSTSVNEALKTFTVTLQPGETYVAIASGVLDPTKFAANPEGRDTGFTLFLYDGIRKTGSAPGNIDLVVVHGSTDAPRVDVVAVGVGKLVDDLVYGDISGYLSVPAADYFLDLTDPDNGTPLVRFIANLARYGGQSAVVYASGFLDRQANRSGAGLLLMAALPSGQMLAFPDPPITDVNDDVPQVIQSYALSQNYPNPFNPSTTISFDLVSPEIVTLKVFDAQGREVALVASGAFNAGRHSFTFDAQGLPSGTYFYRIQAGDFKAVRKMVLMK, encoded by the coding sequence ATGAAGAAGTGGAGCAAGTCTGGGTTGTTGGCGATCTTCTCCCTCGTGACCATGACGAGCGCAGCGCTGAGCCAGACCGCGCGGCTGCAGGTGATTCACAACGCCGCTGATCCCGCCGCTGCCAGCGTTGACGTGTATCTCAATGGCCACATTTTGCTGGACAATTTCGCGTTCCGTACCGCCACGCCGTACATCGATGCGCCGGCGGGAACGCCGATTCAGATCGCGGTGGCGCCGGGCAACAGTACCTCGGCGGCGCAGGCGCTCAAGAACTTCACCGTGACGCTGAACGCCGGTGAAACTTACGTCGCGATTGCCAATGGTGTGCTGGATGCCTCTGGCTTCGCTGCCAATCCCGACGGCGGCAACACCAATTTCACCTTGTTCCTGCGCAATGGCATGCGCGAAAGCGCGCAGGATCCGGCCAAGGTCGAGTTCCGCGCGGTGCACGGTGCCACTGATGCGCCCACGGTGGACGTGATTGCCCGCGGCGTGGCCACGTTGGTCGACAATGCCAAGTACGGCGATGTGACCGGCTATCTCGGCGTGCCGCCCGCGGCTTATACGCTCGACGTCACGCCCGGCAGCGATAACAGCACGGTCGTGGCTTCCTTCAATGCCGACTTGAGCGGCTTGGCGGGCGGCGCGGCAGTGGTGTTCGCCTCCGGCTTCTTGAATCCCGCTGCCAACCAGAACGGTGCCGCCTTCGGTTTGTATGCCGCGTTGCCGAACGGCGCAGTGGTCGCGTTTCCGCAAATCGGCACCGCACGGTTGCAGGTGATTCACAATGCCGCTGATCCCGCGGCGGCGAAGGTCGATGTCTATGTGAACGGCAGTCTGCTGCTGAACGACTTTGCATTTCGCACGGCCACGCCGTTCGTGGATGTCCCGGCGGGCGTGCCGCTCAGCATCGCCGTTGCACCGGGAACCAGCACCTCCGTGTCGCAGGCGCTCGCCACTTTCAATGTGACGCTGGAGAACGGCAAGACCTATGTGGCGATTGCCAACGGCGTACTGAATCCCGGCCAGTTCTCTCCCAATCCCGACAGTTTGAGCATCGGTTTCACGCTTTTCACCAAAGCCGAAGCGCGTGAGCAGGCAACTGCCGCCGGCAACGTCGATTTCTTCGCGGTGCACGGCGCCACCGATGCGCCAACCGTGGACGTGATCGCGCGCGGTGTCGCCACCTTGGTTGATAATGCGAAGTATGGTGATTTGACCGGTTATCTTTCGGTGCCACCCGGCAAGTACACTTTGGATGTGACGCCCGGCTTCGACAATTCGAATGTTGTTGCTTCCTTCAGCGCTGATCTCAGCGGTTTGGCGGGCGGCTCGGCCGTGGTGTTGGCCTCGGGCTTCCTCAATCCCGCCGTGAATCAGAACGGCAAAGCCTTCACCTTGATCGCGGCGCTCGCCAACGGCACGGTCGTCGAGTTTCCCCGGGTCGGCAATGCCCGGCTGCAGGTGATTCACAATGCTGCTGATCCGGCCGCTGCCAGTGTGGATGTCTATGTGAATGGCGGCCTGCTGTTGAATGATTTTGCTTTCCGCACTGCCACGCCCTTCGTCGAGGTGCCGGCGAACGTGCCGCTCAGCATCGCAGTCGCGCCCGGCACCAGCAGTTCCGTCGCGGAGGCGCTGGCCACCTTCAACGTGACGTTGGAAATCGGCAAGTCCTACATCGCCATCGCCAACGGTGTGCTTGCGCCCGCGCAATTCGCCGCCAATCCCGACGGCGTGAACATCGGCTTCACCCTGTTTACCAAGGCTGAGGCGCGCGAGCAGGCCACCGCCGCCGGCAATGTCGATTTCTTCGCGGTGCACGGCGCCACCGACGCGCCCACCGTCGATGTGATCGCGCGCGGTGTTGCCACGCTGGTGGACAATGCCAAGTATGGCGACGTCACCGGGTATCTCTCGGTTCCGCCCGCTTCCTACACGCTCGACCTCACGCCCGGCAACGACAACGCAACCATCGTTGCCTCTTTTGTCGCTGATCTCAGCGGCTTGGCGGGCGGCTCGGCGGCTGTGCTCGCCTCCGGCTTCCTCAATCCCGCCGCCAACCAGAACGGCAAGGGCTTCGGATTGATCGCCGTGCTGGCCAATGGCACGGTAATCGAATTACCGGTCCTGAGCGACAAGGCGCGTTTGCAGGTGATTCACAATGCGGCTGATCCCGCGGCCGAGAAAGTCGATGTCTATGTGAACGGCAGCTTGCTGTTGAATGATTTTGCCTTCCGCACCGCCACGCCCTTCGTCGAGGTGCCGGCGGACGTGCCGCTCAGCATTGCGGTCGCGCCCGGCACCAGCGCCTCCGTCGCCGAAGCGTTGGCGACTTTCGAAGTGACACTCGCAGCGGGCAAATCCTACATCGCGGTTGCCAACGGCGTGCTGGATCCGACCAAGTTCGCGGCCAATCCCGACGGCGTGAGCATCGGCTTCACCCTCTTCACCCAAGCCGCTGCGCGTGAAAAGTCGAACAACCCCAATCAGGTGGATTTCTTTGCACTGCACGGCGCCACGGATGCGCCCACGGTTGATGTCATCGCACGCGGTGTGGCCACGCTGGTGGACAACGCCAAGTATGGCGACCTGACCGGCTACCTCTCCGTGCCGGCCGGCAAGTACACGCTCGATATCACCCCGGGCGGGGACAACAGCACCCTCGTCGCGGCTTTCCAGGCGGATTTGAGCGGCCTCGCCGGCTCCTCGCTGGCCGTGCTGGCTTCCGGCTTCCTGAATCCCGCCGCCAATCAGAACGGCAAAGCTTTCGGGCTGATCGCCGTGCTGGCCAACGGCACCGTGGTGGAGCTGCCGCAGTTGACCACGGCGCGGCTGCAAGTGATTCACAACTCCGCCGACGCTGCGGCTGCGCGCGTTGACGTGTATCTCAATGGCGGTCTCTTGCTCGATAACTTCAGCTTCCGCCGCGCCACGCCCTTCATCGATGCGCCGGCAGGCGTGCCGCTCAGCATCGCGGTGGCACCCAGCACCAGCACCTCGGTAAATGAAGCGCTCAAGACCTTCACCGTGACGTTGCAGCCGGGCGAGACCTACGTTGCGATCGCCAGCGGCGTGCTGGATCCAACGAAGTTCGCGGCCAATCCCGAAGGCCGGGATACCGGCTTCACCCTGTTCCTCTACGACGGCATTCGTAAGACCGGCTCTGCGCCCGGCAATATCGATCTCGTCGTGGTGCATGGCTCCACCGACGCGCCCAGAGTCGACGTCGTGGCGGTGGGTGTGGGCAAACTCGTGGATGACCTGGTATACGGCGACATTTCCGGCTATCTTTCCGTGCCGGCAGCCGACTACTTCCTCGATCTGACCGATCCGGATAACGGCACGCCGTTGGTGCGGTTCATCGCCAATCTCGCGCGCTATGGCGGCCAGTCGGCGGTGGTGTATGCTTCCGGCTTCCTGGATCGTCAGGCCAATCGCAGCGGCGCCGGCTTGTTGTTGATGGCGGCGTTGCCGAGCGGCCAGATGCTGGCCTTCCCGGATCCGCCGATCACCGATGTCAATGATGACGTGCCGCAAGTGATCCAGTCGTATGCGCTGTCGCAGAATTATCCGAATCCCTTCAACCCCTCGACCACGATCTCCTTTGATCTGGTGTCGCCGGAGATCGTGACGCTCAAGGTGTTCGATGCCCAGGGCCGCGAAGTCGCGCTGGTCGCCTCCGGCGCCTTCAATGCCGGCCGGCACTCTTTCACCTTCGACGCGCAAGGCTTGCCTTCCGGAACGTACTTCTACCGGATTCAAGCCGGTGACTTCAAGGCCGTCCGCAAGATGGTCTTGATGAAATAA
- a CDS encoding intein-containing RctB family protein has product MKLKKISDYLWEIPQQGKMLVPARVYAAEKMLKHILADNAPQQAMNVAHLPGIVGYSLAMPDMHWGYGFPIGGVAAFDVDSGVISPGGVGYDINCLAGDARVLSALGYTRTIAEMEDGWQRSSLRCQNFADGRDAETEIVGYLKRSPHTTVYRLTSEAGGEIIATADHPFWTPDGMIELRRLQVGDRIARYPFEGVPYETPDDKILVSEANITAVLAIHDKGASGNALAQILKQLKTCELLPLRLAAPQLPHLLKLLGYVFGDGTIYFSGGKGKGTTWFYGEPEDLETMRAEVAVLGFTPSRVYARERRHRMTTAYDEYEFERREYAFKVVSSSFAALLAALGAPVGNKASQDYQLPAWLFAARRWQQRLFLAAFFGAELSLPRAFAERNHNFMTPMLSMNKRENNLASGRAFLEDLSRLLQGFGVVTNTISSRQEQKNADGSVSHRLRLVFSSQTESLLYLWGSIGFEFNRKRRVLANVAVAYLKNKAGIVGMREAAAETATAMRHAGAAPQEIYEILTGDHVNRRFLERSLYEGRVTPARIGDSFVTFDEFRNEATRGLGESGMVWSRIIRLEAIPFHEEVYDFTVAHRDHNFIANGFVVSNCGVRLMASELTLDEVKPKMQELVKALFHHVPTGVGSEGKVKLAQNELEQIMTKGAQWAIKNGYSEPDDLEFIEENGLMPGALPDKISKRASERGRPQLGTLGSGNHFLEVGYVAQIFNAKAAAALGLFQNQITVIIHCGSRGFGHQVCDDYLGVMNSAVHKYGITLPDRQLCCAPITSPEGQDYLGAMRCAINFAFANRQMIAHWTREAFAKAINKAPKYIGLRTVYEVAHNIAKFEDHLFAGMPVKVCVHRKGATRAFAPGHAHIPEAYREVGQPVLIPGDMGRYSYVLVGAEGAMEQTFGSTCHGAGRAMSRHKAKKTAHGRNIAKELAEQGIHVMGASRGTIDEEIPEAYKDVTDVVDTCHYAGISKKVAQLRPLGCIKG; this is encoded by the coding sequence ATCAAACTCAAGAAAATCTCCGACTATCTCTGGGAGATTCCGCAACAAGGCAAGATGCTGGTGCCGGCGCGCGTCTATGCCGCGGAGAAAATGCTCAAGCACATTCTCGCCGACAATGCGCCGCAGCAGGCCATGAACGTGGCGCATTTGCCGGGCATCGTCGGTTATTCGCTCGCCATGCCGGATATGCACTGGGGCTACGGCTTTCCCATCGGCGGCGTGGCGGCGTTCGATGTCGACTCCGGCGTGATCTCGCCCGGCGGAGTTGGATATGATATCAATTGCCTTGCGGGCGACGCGCGGGTGTTGTCGGCGCTGGGTTACACGCGCACCATCGCCGAAATGGAAGATGGTTGGCAGCGTTCGAGTTTGCGTTGTCAGAATTTCGCAGACGGCCGCGATGCTGAGACTGAAATCGTGGGTTATCTCAAGCGCAGTCCGCACACGACGGTGTATCGTCTCACCAGCGAGGCGGGCGGGGAAATCATCGCCACGGCCGATCACCCGTTTTGGACGCCGGATGGCATGATCGAATTGCGCCGTTTGCAAGTGGGTGACCGCATCGCGCGCTATCCGTTCGAGGGCGTGCCCTACGAAACGCCTGATGACAAAATTCTTGTTTCGGAAGCAAACATTACCGCCGTACTCGCAATCCATGACAAAGGCGCCAGCGGCAATGCGCTGGCCCAAATTCTGAAACAGCTCAAGACATGCGAGCTTTTGCCGCTGCGGCTTGCTGCGCCACAACTGCCGCATTTGCTCAAATTGCTCGGCTATGTTTTTGGCGATGGTACGATTTATTTCTCCGGCGGCAAAGGCAAGGGCACGACCTGGTTTTACGGTGAGCCCGAGGATTTGGAAACGATGCGCGCCGAAGTCGCGGTGCTGGGCTTCACACCGTCTCGCGTCTATGCGCGCGAGCGCCGCCATCGCATGACGACGGCTTATGACGAGTATGAATTCGAACGGCGTGAATATGCCTTCAAAGTCGTGAGCAGCAGTTTTGCCGCCTTGCTGGCAGCGCTGGGCGCGCCGGTGGGGAACAAAGCCTCGCAAGATTATCAACTGCCGGCCTGGCTCTTTGCAGCGCGGCGCTGGCAGCAAAGGCTTTTCCTGGCGGCCTTCTTCGGCGCCGAACTTTCCTTGCCGCGCGCCTTCGCAGAGCGCAATCACAATTTCATGACGCCAATGTTGTCGATGAACAAGCGTGAAAACAACCTTGCCAGCGGCCGCGCTTTTCTCGAAGATCTGAGCCGGTTGTTGCAAGGCTTTGGTGTCGTGACCAACACCATCAGCTCGCGCCAGGAACAGAAGAATGCCGATGGCAGCGTTTCACATCGTCTGCGGCTGGTTTTTTCTTCGCAAACCGAAAGCCTGCTTTATTTGTGGGGCAGCATCGGTTTTGAATTCAACCGCAAGCGCCGTGTGCTGGCAAATGTGGCAGTTGCCTATCTCAAAAACAAAGCGGGCATCGTGGGCATGCGTGAAGCGGCCGCTGAAACCGCCACGGCAATGCGGCATGCCGGCGCTGCGCCACAGGAAATCTACGAAATTCTCACCGGCGATCACGTCAATCGCCGTTTTCTCGAACGATCGTTGTATGAAGGCCGGGTCACGCCGGCGCGCATTGGAGATTCGTTTGTAACGTTCGACGAATTCCGCAACGAGGCGACGCGCGGCCTCGGCGAAAGCGGTATGGTGTGGAGCCGGATCATCCGGCTCGAAGCAATTCCGTTCCACGAAGAAGTTTATGATTTCACGGTTGCGCACCGGGATCATAATTTCATCGCCAACGGCTTTGTCGTTTCGAATTGCGGCGTCCGCCTGATGGCTTCGGAACTGACCCTAGATGAAGTCAAGCCGAAGATGCAAGAGCTGGTCAAAGCCCTGTTTCATCACGTGCCGACCGGCGTCGGTTCGGAAGGCAAAGTCAAGCTCGCGCAGAATGAGTTGGAACAGATTATGACCAAGGGCGCGCAGTGGGCCATCAAGAACGGCTACAGCGAACCCGATGATCTCGAGTTCATCGAAGAAAACGGCTTGATGCCGGGCGCGCTGCCCGACAAGATTTCCAAGCGCGCGAGTGAGCGCGGCCGGCCGCAGCTCGGCACGCTGGGCAGCGGCAATCACTTTCTCGAAGTCGGCTATGTCGCGCAGATTTTCAACGCCAAGGCGGCGGCGGCGCTGGGTTTGTTTCAAAATCAGATCACGGTGATCATTCATTGCGGCTCGCGCGGCTTCGGCCATCAGGTGTGTGATGATTATCTCGGCGTGATGAACAGCGCCGTGCACAAGTACGGCATCACCCTGCCCGACCGCCAGTTGTGTTGCGCGCCGATCACTTCGCCGGAGGGACAAGACTATCTCGGCGCGATGCGCTGCGCCATCAATTTCGCGTTTGCCAATCGCCAGATGATCGCGCATTGGACGCGCGAGGCGTTTGCGAAGGCGATCAACAAAGCACCCAAGTACATCGGCCTGCGCACGGTTTATGAAGTCGCGCACAACATCGCCAAATTCGAAGATCACCTCTTTGCCGGCATGCCGGTGAAAGTCTGTGTGCATCGCAAAGGCGCAACGCGGGCGTTCGCGCCGGGACATGCGCACATTCCGGAGGCTTACCGCGAAGTCGGCCAGCCGGTCTTGATTCCCGGCGACATGGGCCGCTATTCGTACGTTCTCGTCGGCGCGGAGGGCGCAATGGAACAAACCTTCGGCTCGACTTGCCACGGCGCAGGCCGCGCCATGAGCCGCCACAAGGCTAAGAAAACCGCGCACGGCCGCAACATCGCAAAAGAATTGGCGGAGCAGGGCATTCACGTGATGGGCGCGAGCCGCGGCACGATCGACGAAGAAATTCCCGAAGCCTACAAAGACGTGACGGACGTGGTGGATACCTGCCACTACGCCGGCATCTCGAAAAAGGTGGCGCAGTTGCGGCCGTTGGGGTGTATCAAGGGATAA
- a CDS encoding RNA polymerase sigma-70 factor, which translates to MQTMSDSPDRQLITALHADDARAFRALYDSYYEPLYRFLWRKTRDRETALDLIQELFTRIWHKRRTLAADKPLRPLLYRIANNLAIDHLRRKTVRQSTVPEAEAEAIADTSAHPEDRELQGEFERALQQLPEGQRQVFTLSRFEGLKYAEIAALLEISVKAVEKRMSLALKTLRQNLAHLLTLVLGVKIVKTWVEFFSAHS; encoded by the coding sequence ATGCAGACCATGAGCGACAGTCCCGATCGACAACTCATCACCGCTCTCCACGCCGATGATGCCCGCGCCTTCCGCGCGCTCTACGATTCCTATTATGAGCCGCTTTATCGTTTTCTCTGGCGCAAAACGCGCGACCGGGAAACCGCCCTGGATTTGATTCAAGAATTATTCACTCGAATATGGCACAAACGGCGGACGCTGGCGGCGGACAAACCGCTGCGGCCGCTGCTCTATCGCATCGCCAACAATCTGGCCATCGACCATCTGCGCCGCAAAACCGTGCGGCAAAGCACGGTTCCCGAAGCAGAGGCGGAGGCTATAGCCGACACCTCCGCCCATCCGGAAGACCGGGAGTTGCAGGGCGAATTCGAGCGCGCCCTGCAGCAGCTCCCGGAAGGCCAGCGCCAGGTGTTCACGCTCAGCCGCTTCGAAGGCTTGAAATATGCGGAGATTGCCGCGCTGCTGGAGATTTCGGTCAAGGCCGTGGAAAAACGCATGTCCCTGGCGCTCAAAACACTGCGGCAAAATCTCGCCCACCTGCTCACCCTGGTGCTCGGCGTAAAAATAGTGAAAACGTGGGTAGAGTTTTTTTCGGCTCATTCGTAG
- a CDS encoding FecR domain-containing protein — MSIIDYNKLISLHLSGEISREDEQALQQWLAAAPENRAVFAKLEKIWRAYQPREPDDIPDRELVWSRLEHSLQLQPAAQPPALLHADHPVTRKSWFSDNYFRAGLLAAAAAALFFVYTTLQSPATWQTHATGYAQTETLELPDHSLVRLNAGSEIRFAREFADSVRLVALQGEAFFEVVPGTRPFVVKTPHAEIRVLGTSFDVYARGEKTEVIVTEGLVQLSAATAVDRGRVLLHANEKSSVRAHHAPAPAEVVNADYLIGWLHNRFVFHKTPLAEAVAEIERRHAVHIRLVDEALGNLTMSGAFEDRSTDSTLQAFCLALNLNVAREGDTYLILRRD, encoded by the coding sequence ATGAGCATAATTGACTACAACAAACTGATCTCTCTCCACTTGAGCGGCGAGATTTCGCGTGAAGACGAGCAGGCCCTGCAGCAGTGGCTGGCGGCCGCGCCCGAAAATCGCGCGGTCTTCGCCAAGTTGGAGAAGATATGGCGCGCTTATCAACCGCGCGAGCCGGACGACATCCCGGACCGCGAGTTGGTATGGTCGCGCCTCGAGCACAGCCTGCAACTTCAACCGGCGGCGCAGCCACCGGCCTTGCTGCACGCGGATCATCCTGTGACCAGGAAATCCTGGTTCAGTGACAACTATTTCCGCGCCGGCCTGCTCGCTGCCGCTGCAGCGGCCTTGTTTTTCGTTTACACGACGCTGCAATCGCCCGCGACCTGGCAAACGCATGCCACGGGCTACGCACAAACAGAAACTCTCGAGCTGCCCGATCATTCGCTGGTTCGCCTCAACGCCGGCAGTGAGATTCGATTTGCGCGAGAGTTCGCGGACTCCGTGCGGCTGGTGGCGTTGCAGGGCGAGGCCTTTTTCGAAGTCGTGCCGGGAACGCGGCCGTTCGTGGTGAAGACGCCGCATGCGGAAATCCGCGTCCTGGGAACGAGCTTTGACGTGTACGCACGCGGGGAGAAAACGGAAGTCATTGTCACGGAAGGCTTGGTGCAACTGAGTGCGGCGACCGCCGTGGACCGTGGTCGCGTGCTGCTGCATGCCAATGAGAAAAGCAGCGTACGCGCCCACCACGCGCCCGCGCCGGCCGAGGTGGTGAATGCCGATTATCTCATCGGCTGGCTGCACAATCGTTTCGTTTTCCACAAAACGCCGCTGGCCGAGGCGGTGGCGGAAATCGAGCGGCGCCACGCGGTGCATATTCGTCTGGTGGATGAAGCGCTCGGCAACTTGACCATGTCCGGCGCGTTCGAGGATCGTTCCACTGATTCGACTTTGCAGGCCTTTTGCCTCGCGCTCAATTTGAACGTGGCGCGCGAGGGCGACACGTATCTCATTTTGCGGCGGGACTGA